One genomic segment of Streptomyces liangshanensis includes these proteins:
- a CDS encoding GNAT family N-acetyltransferase, translating into MNDVIRAVRADEWAEVRELRLVALQDPAASIAFLDTYEEASQRPDSFWQERAAGVVAGSGAQMFVAEAPDGSWSGNVALLVEPAGTADFHGTAIERAQGHLVGVFVRPGQRGGGLIDGLVEAALDWAWALEEPRLERVRLHVHESNSRARAVYRRLGFEPTGVLVPFAPDPSAKELEMAVGRPAAG; encoded by the coding sequence ATGAACGACGTGATACGAGCGGTACGGGCCGACGAATGGGCCGAGGTCAGGGAACTGCGGCTGGTCGCGCTCCAGGATCCTGCGGCGTCGATCGCCTTCCTGGACACGTACGAGGAGGCCTCTCAGCGCCCCGACTCCTTCTGGCAGGAGCGCGCGGCGGGAGTGGTCGCGGGGAGCGGGGCCCAGATGTTCGTCGCCGAGGCGCCTGACGGATCCTGGTCGGGGAATGTGGCGCTGCTGGTCGAGCCCGCCGGCACGGCCGATTTCCACGGCACCGCCATCGAGCGGGCCCAGGGGCACCTCGTCGGGGTCTTCGTGCGTCCCGGGCAGCGCGGCGGCGGGCTCATCGACGGGCTGGTCGAAGCGGCGCTCGACTGGGCCTGGGCACTGGAGGAACCGCGGCTGGAACGCGTCAGGCTCCATGTCCACGAGAGCAACAGCCGGGCGCGTGCGGTGTACCGGCGGCTGGGCTTCGAACCGACCGGCGTGCTGGTGCCGTTCGCGCCCGATCCGTCCGCGAAGGAGCTGGAGATGGCGGTGGGCCGTCCCGCCGCCGGCTGA
- a CDS encoding MarR family winged helix-turn-helix transcriptional regulator, with translation MSDTPAKPAPQGLQEPSLDEQIAAYQREFRDLDPQVEKIVSALGRLNRRMNVAYGRQVADLGISNAEWEVLKTLVISGAPYRLGPGELAKRLGLTPAAMTHRIDRMAGEGLVTRDRDENNRVRVIVELTDVGRTKWLAAMRMASDFEEELLQDLSGDERGVLGEMLIRLLRRVEHAQPDAGGRLTDLD, from the coding sequence ATGTCCGACACCCCGGCCAAGCCCGCCCCCCAGGGCCTCCAGGAGCCGAGCCTCGACGAGCAGATCGCCGCCTACCAGCGCGAGTTCCGCGACCTCGACCCCCAGGTCGAGAAGATCGTCTCGGCCCTCGGCCGCCTGAACCGCCGCATGAACGTCGCGTACGGCCGGCAGGTCGCCGACCTCGGCATCAGCAACGCCGAGTGGGAGGTCCTCAAGACCCTCGTGATCTCCGGCGCCCCCTACCGCCTGGGCCCCGGCGAACTGGCCAAGCGCCTCGGGCTCACCCCGGCCGCCATGACCCACCGCATCGACCGCATGGCCGGCGAAGGCCTCGTCACCCGCGACCGCGACGAGAACAACCGCGTCCGCGTCATCGTCGAACTCACCGACGTGGGCCGTACGAAGTGGCTCGCGGCCATGCGCATGGCGTCGGACTTCGAGGAGGAGCTGCTCCAGGACCTCTCGGGCGACGAACGCGGGGTACTGGGCGAGATGCTGATCCGCCTGCTGCGCCGGGTCGAGCACGCCCAGCCGGACGCGGGCGGCCGGCTCACGGACCTCGACTGA